Proteins encoded in a region of the Paenibacillus sp. E222 genome:
- a CDS encoding spore germination protein, whose product MEKDNIYEQVKALLLGVADMIYQPFQVGPYRCELIYIQSIVDTPTMREAIIKPLLEEASRNEIDHQFITRIVTGSFFTLNSHHSNSAESIVDDIVSGNAALYIEGISGMIHFALQNYQRRSVAESTNEVVIVGPQEAFIEDVHVNMSLLRHKIKHPDFKMIKFTVGKYTKTEVFVVYIQGLCKPDILENVLESLGNIDMDSSLGVSYLSEFLEDHPLSPFPQYQYTERPDTVAAALVEGRIGVMQDGTPFSLLIPVTFFSLMQSSEDYYQRFYSASFIRIIRLLFAFIAFLLPSFYVAVTTFHPEIIPTNLLITIASARENIPFPALIEALIMEVTFEGLREAGIRIPKPLGQTVSIIGGIVIGQAAVQAGIVSAPLVIVVSITGIAAFIIPHFELGLAFRLLRFPVLFMGGTLGLFGIVISIYLIYWYMVNLRSFGVPYMQPFAPLVLRDIKDTIVRVPWFLMKKRPAAYEDANKKRQKT is encoded by the coding sequence ATGGAAAAGGACAATATCTATGAACAGGTTAAAGCGCTCTTGCTGGGTGTTGCCGACATGATCTATCAGCCATTTCAGGTCGGACCTTATCGCTGTGAACTCATTTATATTCAGTCCATAGTGGACACCCCTACTATGCGGGAAGCCATTATTAAGCCTTTGCTTGAGGAAGCCTCCCGAAATGAAATAGATCATCAATTCATTACTCGTATCGTGACCGGTTCCTTTTTCACCCTTAACAGCCACCACTCGAATTCAGCAGAATCCATAGTGGATGATATTGTGTCAGGTAATGCAGCCTTATATATCGAGGGTATTTCGGGCATGATCCATTTCGCTCTCCAAAATTATCAAAGGCGTTCCGTAGCGGAATCAACCAACGAAGTTGTAATTGTTGGTCCTCAGGAAGCCTTCATCGAAGATGTTCATGTAAATATGTCACTGCTTCGGCACAAGATTAAGCATCCCGATTTCAAAATGATCAAGTTCACCGTTGGAAAATATACCAAAACCGAGGTATTCGTTGTCTATATCCAAGGGTTATGCAAGCCAGACATTTTGGAAAATGTATTGGAAAGCCTTGGTAATATTGATATGGACAGCAGTTTGGGCGTAAGTTATCTGTCTGAATTTCTGGAGGACCATCCCCTCTCTCCTTTTCCGCAATATCAATATACCGAACGTCCCGATACGGTTGCTGCTGCACTGGTTGAAGGGCGGATCGGGGTCATGCAGGACGGAACACCGTTTTCCCTGCTCATTCCCGTAACCTTTTTCTCATTAATGCAGTCTTCGGAAGACTATTATCAACGATTTTATTCTGCCTCCTTTATCAGAATTATTCGTCTGCTGTTTGCCTTTATAGCCTTCCTGCTGCCATCCTTTTATGTGGCTGTTACCACATTTCACCCGGAAATCATTCCGACCAACCTGCTGATTACGATCGCTTCTGCTAGGGAGAACATTCCCTTTCCCGCCCTCATTGAAGCGCTCATTATGGAAGTGACCTTTGAAGGTTTGCGTGAAGCGGGGATTCGTATTCCGAAGCCGCTGGGGCAAACGGTTTCCATTATTGGCGGGATTGTTATTGGTCAGGCGGCCGTACAGGCAGGAATTGTCTCCGCACCACTCGTTATTGTCGTATCCATCACAGGTATTGCCGCCTTTATCATCCCGCACTTCGAACTCGGACTGGCTTTCCGGCTGCTTCGTTTTCCGGTGCTATTTATGGGTGGAACGCTGGGTCTGTTCGGCATCGTAATTTCGATCTATCTGATCTATTGGTATATGGTTAATCTGCGTTCATTTGGCGTGCCATACATGCAGCCCTTTGCCCCCCTTGTGCTGCGTGATATCAAGGATACGATCGTTCGTGTGCCCTGGTTTCTGATGAAGAAGCGACCAGCAGCTTACGAAGATGCGAATAAGAAAAGGCAAAAAACATGA
- a CDS encoding Ger(x)C family spore germination protein has translation MKTLMITCKLSVVLMCILLCSGCWSKVEINERTFITTMYVDKGEKPGEIDISLSMPLPNRISPEGTGGPGKNPYALVSATASTIADAMEKIQTDLTRKMSWGHTRVVVFGEAYAREGIQDTMEWISREPLFHLSSYIMVAKGRARDVADLTPVFEETPSDVLREFATEENMLKTQMLSVLMADKMNQGFAAPLLESRGTTMASEDNKRKQWTSQVGGALFKQMKMVDSIPPDEARSIAWANRKLDTLAVSVETEDEKASMTVYNTSSKIKVRLVNGQPFFDITLRGQAELNSVIPILKVKDIVGVKQIEQKANEKVSSYLTNAIRTGLRKKADILMLGYRLEWAYPRIWEQLRPVWNDYVKNELQFKVRAQINIQFVGSESSY, from the coding sequence ATGAAAACATTGATGATTACGTGCAAACTGAGTGTTGTTTTGATGTGCATTTTACTGTGCAGCGGCTGCTGGTCCAAAGTAGAGATAAATGAACGTACCTTTATTACGACCATGTATGTAGATAAAGGAGAAAAGCCGGGTGAAATTGATATTTCACTAAGTATGCCTCTGCCGAACCGCATCTCTCCGGAAGGAACGGGAGGACCCGGGAAAAATCCATATGCTCTCGTTTCGGCTACCGCATCCACCATCGCTGATGCTATGGAGAAAATCCAAACGGACCTCACACGAAAAATGTCCTGGGGGCATACACGGGTCGTGGTATTCGGTGAAGCATACGCCAGAGAGGGAATTCAAGATACGATGGAATGGATCTCACGTGAACCTTTGTTCCATCTTAGCAGTTACATCATGGTTGCGAAGGGCCGAGCCAGAGATGTAGCTGATCTGACTCCCGTTTTCGAAGAAACACCCAGTGATGTGTTAAGAGAATTTGCAACAGAAGAAAACATGCTAAAAACGCAAATGCTCAGTGTACTTATGGCTGACAAAATGAATCAGGGCTTTGCCGCCCCCTTGCTGGAATCAAGAGGAACCACGATGGCAAGTGAGGATAATAAACGTAAGCAATGGACCAGTCAGGTAGGTGGTGCTCTTTTCAAACAGATGAAGATGGTTGATTCGATCCCTCCCGATGAAGCAAGGAGCATTGCCTGGGCCAATCGCAAATTGGATACTTTGGCTGTCTCCGTGGAAACCGAGGATGAAAAAGCAAGTATGACGGTCTATAATACGAGTTCCAAAATCAAGGTTAGACTTGTAAATGGACAGCCTTTCTTTGATATTACTTTACGGGGGCAAGCAGAACTGAATTCCGTAATTCCGATTCTCAAGGTAAAAGATATTGTGGGTGTCAAACAGATCGAGCAAAAGGCCAATGAAAAGGTGAGTTCCTATCTAACAAACGCAATTAGAACAGGCCTACGCAAGAAAGCCGATATTCTGATGCTTGGGTATCGCCTGGAATGGGCATATCCTCGGATCTGGGAACAGTTGCGTCCCGTTTGGAATGATTATGTCAAAAACGAATTGCAGTTTAAGGTGCGTGCCCAGATTAACATCCAGTTTGTAGGTTCGGAATCCAGCTACTGA
- a CDS encoding GerAB/ArcD/ProY family transporter, with amino-acid sequence MSKLSSGQAYRFMFVYLYSEPIAFLLQRLFKMSGYQGWISILGGFAISLILLFFTYRLGAVHPDRPWIDFGEEIVGKAVHKLFLGLIVLLCLYLISVDVENFIVFLQSMYLPETPIWLTATITILSISLSARSGLITIVYLSEGIFLVQIFTSTFLMPAVLGGGNPDVLLAMVTHHDLKEIFTGSISTMPWFSEWMMFLFLAPAIAFRRPMLRSMLFAGSTLALFIIVFWMFTLMNFGPYEASSLRYPLLEMIRFARYGDFLDNLDPFLIAIWSTTMFTRSSFLLYVASVCLAKLTGVRQEKTVVYLLAGTAASYVLQYAKDAASYELAIRSFAIATYAVLIECMPILYVVVYWLRFGKNKKASEASAASSP; translated from the coding sequence ATGAGCAAATTATCTTCCGGACAAGCGTACCGTTTTATGTTTGTCTACCTGTATTCCGAACCCATTGCTTTCCTTTTGCAGCGTTTGTTCAAAATGAGCGGTTATCAAGGGTGGATATCCATCCTTGGCGGGTTTGCGATCAGTCTGATCCTTCTCTTTTTCACATACAGATTAGGAGCGGTTCACCCGGATCGGCCCTGGATTGATTTTGGTGAAGAAATTGTGGGCAAGGCCGTTCACAAGCTGTTCCTTGGTCTTATTGTGTTACTGTGCCTGTATTTGATATCCGTTGACGTAGAGAATTTCATCGTTTTTCTTCAATCCATGTACTTACCCGAGACACCTATATGGCTGACAGCAACCATAACCATTTTAAGCATCAGTCTTTCAGCTCGTTCAGGCTTGATTACCATTGTTTATTTATCAGAAGGCATATTTCTGGTGCAAATCTTCACGTCTACTTTTCTCATGCCAGCTGTATTGGGTGGGGGGAATCCTGATGTACTTCTTGCCATGGTAACGCATCATGATCTGAAAGAAATTTTCACAGGCTCGATTTCCACCATGCCCTGGTTTTCCGAATGGATGATGTTCCTGTTCCTCGCTCCTGCCATTGCTTTCCGGCGGCCGATGCTACGAAGTATGTTATTTGCAGGCTCTACGCTTGCATTATTCATTATCGTGTTCTGGATGTTTACCTTAATGAATTTTGGACCTTACGAAGCCAGCAGTCTTCGCTACCCTTTGCTGGAGATGATACGTTTTGCTCGTTACGGCGATTTTTTGGATAACCTGGACCCTTTCCTGATTGCCATCTGGTCTACGACCATGTTTACTCGCAGCTCGTTTCTGTTATATGTAGCCTCGGTTTGTCTGGCCAAACTTACCGGAGTCCGGCAGGAAAAAACGGTGGTTTACTTGCTTGCAGGGACTGCGGCCTCTTATGTGCTTCAATATGCAAAAGATGCGGCTTCCTATGAATTAGCCATTCGTTCATTTGCCATTGCTACGTATGCCGTGCTTATTGAGTGTATGCCTATACTGTACGTTGTTGTTTACTGGCTGCGTTTCGGGAAAAACAAAAAAGCGAGCGAGGCTTCTGCCGCCTCGTCGCCTTGA
- a CDS encoding RbsD/FucU family protein, producing the protein MLKNIPAIIPPELLKIMSEMGHGDELVLADGNFPAASHAKRLIRCDALGTVELLEAILSLYPLDTYAERPAAVMQVVKGDQVVPIIWEDYRRLILEHEGITDAFDHEERFAFYERASRAYAIIATGERAQYANLILKKGVIFPDTDPYSQAKKVELN; encoded by the coding sequence ATGCTGAAGAACATTCCTGCAATAATACCTCCGGAACTGTTGAAGATCATGTCTGAAATGGGTCATGGAGACGAGCTGGTCCTGGCTGATGGCAACTTTCCCGCTGCCAGTCATGCGAAGCGGCTGATTCGCTGTGATGCGCTGGGTACCGTGGAGTTACTGGAAGCCATTTTAAGTTTGTATCCACTGGATACGTACGCAGAGCGGCCGGCAGCCGTTATGCAGGTCGTCAAGGGGGATCAGGTGGTGCCGATCATCTGGGAAGACTACCGCAGGCTGATCCTTGAACATGAGGGCATCACGGATGCCTTTGATCATGAAGAGCGTTTTGCTTTTTATGAGAGGGCTTCTCGCGCCTATGCCATCATTGCAACCGGTGAACGTGCGCAGTATGCCAATTTGATTTTGAAAAAAGGGGTTATTTTCCCAGATACTGATCCTTACTCACAAGCGAAAAAAGTCGAACTGAATTGA
- a CDS encoding MarR family winged helix-turn-helix transcriptional regulator, whose protein sequence is MGNDYSLDQSIGFMLGMTHRKASAVLAIRFKPYDITTEQFSVLFNIGRGEGVNQKEVATRVYKDQPTTARIIDLLEKKGWVDRRTSEQDRRAYLLYLTEEGKKLLDQLVPLEREMNKNLIEGIPEDQMEAFRHTLSLMNSNL, encoded by the coding sequence ATGGGGAACGACTATTCACTCGATCAATCCATTGGATTCATGCTGGGCATGACACACCGTAAGGCGTCGGCTGTACTAGCCATACGTTTCAAACCCTATGATATTACGACAGAGCAATTTTCCGTTCTGTTCAATATCGGTAGAGGCGAAGGCGTGAATCAGAAGGAAGTCGCCACTCGCGTTTATAAGGACCAACCCACAACTGCGCGCATTATTGATCTGTTGGAAAAGAAAGGCTGGGTCGATCGCCGGACCAGCGAACAGGATCGCAGAGCCTACTTGCTCTACTTGACCGAAGAAGGAAAAAAATTGCTTGACCAGCTTGTTCCGCTCGAAAGAGAAATGAATAAAAATCTGATTGAAGGTATTCCCGAAGACCAGATGGAAGCATTTAGACATACTCTTTCCCTCATGAACAGCAACCTGTAA
- a CDS encoding MFS transporter, translating into MKSQASQVKLWTTDFILLMLCNFLLFLQLHMIVSPLPSYVQDRFHANAFEVSLFTCLFALSAIAARLYSAKALEKGLRNAMIYIGLTVALLATLGYYFAAGIAVLLLLRMVFGIGFGMSSTAFPTMASDIVPVKRMGEGMGYFGLSTSLAMSMGPIIGVTVLQGAGFVTLMLCTAGVIAVIYPLSYSLTRKKARRVNDEAVPTPPVGTAAISGTKVKTPFNRKLILPSVLNCLLSITYGGLVGFIVLYGKEAHLANPALFFLFNALAVLLVRPFAGRIYDSKGPKALLIPGAIFIAAGLITLSYASSMSILFVAAFLYGIGYGSIQSSMQTWMIQIVSPSQRGMANGMFLNTLDLGIALGALLLGAIASITSYTDMYRYSIMFMILFLLIYLIQGKRNGGFAVPVHPLLSHTHISAQDSDQHKHTENASKNNTTTQQKDN; encoded by the coding sequence ATGAAATCACAAGCATCGCAAGTCAAATTATGGACCACCGATTTTATCCTACTCATGTTATGTAACTTTCTACTCTTTCTGCAGCTTCACATGATCGTATCCCCACTGCCTTCTTATGTGCAGGACCGTTTTCACGCCAATGCCTTTGAAGTCAGCCTCTTCACCTGTCTTTTTGCCCTTAGCGCCATTGCTGCCCGGCTCTATTCAGCCAAAGCATTGGAGAAGGGTCTTCGTAATGCCATGATCTATATTGGCCTGACAGTCGCCTTACTCGCTACACTAGGATATTACTTTGCTGCCGGAATTGCTGTCCTGTTATTGCTGCGCATGGTGTTCGGTATCGGATTTGGCATGAGTAGCACGGCTTTCCCGACTATGGCATCAGATATTGTACCTGTGAAACGGATGGGGGAAGGTATGGGCTATTTCGGCCTGTCCACAAGTCTGGCCATGTCCATGGGTCCCATTATTGGGGTTACCGTGCTCCAGGGCGCTGGATTCGTGACACTTATGTTATGTACGGCAGGTGTTATTGCGGTCATCTACCCGCTCAGCTATTCACTGACACGCAAGAAAGCTCGCAGGGTCAATGATGAGGCGGTACCGACCCCACCAGTTGGAACAGCTGCGATATCAGGCACCAAAGTAAAGACGCCTTTCAACCGCAAGCTGATTCTGCCAAGTGTACTGAATTGTTTGCTGTCCATCACGTATGGGGGACTGGTCGGATTCATCGTTTTGTACGGAAAGGAAGCCCACCTGGCTAACCCAGCGCTGTTCTTTTTGTTCAATGCTCTGGCTGTACTATTGGTCAGACCATTTGCAGGACGAATCTATGACAGTAAAGGTCCAAAGGCGTTACTGATTCCCGGAGCGATATTCATCGCTGCTGGACTGATCACGCTCTCTTACGCTTCATCGATGTCCATCTTGTTTGTGGCTGCATTTTTATACGGAATCGGATATGGTTCCATACAGTCCTCCATGCAGACCTGGATGATTCAGATTGTGTCCCCTTCACAGCGTGGTATGGCTAACGGTATGTTTCTGAATACGCTGGATCTGGGAATTGCTCTGGGAGCACTTCTGCTGGGTGCTATTGCTTCAATAACCAGTTATACTGATATGTACCGTTATTCCATTATGTTCATGATCCTGTTTCTTCTGATATACCTGATCCAAGGGAAACGAAATGGAGGTTTTGCTGTGCCTGTGCATCCGCTATTGAGTCATACACATATCTCCGCACAGGATTCCGATCAGCATAAGCACACTGAAAATGCATCTAAAAATAACACAACTACTCAACAAAAAGATAATTGA
- a CDS encoding MFS transporter, with product MKDKKWDLVALASIPVIMTLGNSMLIPILPQIERELKVSSFKVSMLITVYAVVAILLIPLAGYLSDRFGRKAVIIPSLIIAAAGGAVAGGAAWMLNGNAAYWTILGGRLLQGIGAAGAFPIVIPLVGDMFDDENEVSKSLGIIETSNTFGKVLSPILGAALAVWIWYLPFMAIPVLCVLSLVLVIFLVKTPKRKEEHQSFPEFVASIRSVLKEKGRWLYAIFAIGGICMFVLFGVLFYLSETLESEFKLKGVIKGLVLAIPLAALCLASFFAGKWIGKNKTRMKWLGFIGLAVLTVSLGVIGLFDNIYVVVGLFTLGGAGIGATLPCLDAMVTEGVDKEQRGTITALFSSMRFIGVSLGPPVVSLLISSHHFLLFGILAASGAVGGLLTLLAVKPDKGNQPTSGGGQNHRERDYDEVNQSNGYLPGRRKKSPL from the coding sequence ATGAAAGATAAAAAGTGGGACCTCGTCGCACTCGCTTCCATCCCGGTCATTATGACACTGGGCAACTCCATGCTGATCCCCATCCTTCCGCAGATTGAGCGTGAATTGAAAGTGTCCTCATTCAAGGTCAGCATGTTAATTACGGTTTATGCGGTCGTCGCAATCCTGCTCATTCCACTTGCAGGATATCTGTCGGATCGTTTCGGCAGGAAAGCCGTCATTATTCCCAGTCTCATCATTGCAGCCGCAGGAGGCGCGGTAGCAGGAGGAGCGGCCTGGATGCTGAATGGAAATGCGGCATACTGGACCATTCTCGGTGGCAGACTTTTGCAAGGGATTGGAGCGGCAGGGGCTTTTCCGATTGTCATCCCATTGGTTGGTGATATGTTTGATGATGAAAACGAGGTAAGTAAGAGCCTGGGGATTATTGAAACCTCGAATACCTTCGGCAAGGTTCTAAGTCCGATCTTGGGTGCAGCTCTGGCTGTATGGATTTGGTATTTGCCTTTTATGGCTATTCCGGTGCTCTGTGTGCTTTCATTGGTTTTGGTTATTTTCCTGGTGAAAACACCCAAAAGAAAAGAAGAACACCAGAGCTTTCCCGAATTTGTGGCTTCCATCCGCAGTGTGCTGAAAGAAAAGGGCCGCTGGCTGTATGCGATTTTTGCGATCGGCGGTATTTGCATGTTTGTTCTCTTTGGTGTGCTCTTTTATCTGTCGGAGACATTGGAATCGGAGTTCAAATTAAAGGGTGTCATTAAAGGTCTTGTGCTTGCCATACCACTGGCAGCCTTGTGTCTCGCGTCTTTCTTTGCTGGAAAATGGATAGGAAAGAACAAGACACGGATGAAATGGCTAGGGTTCATCGGACTCGCTGTTTTAACTGTATCTCTTGGCGTGATCGGGCTTTTTGACAACATTTATGTAGTTGTGGGTTTGTTCACCCTTGGCGGAGCAGGAATAGGGGCTACACTGCCATGTCTGGATGCTATGGTTACTGAAGGGGTGGACAAGGAACAGCGCGGCACCATCACGGCGTTGTTCAGCAGCATGCGTTTTATCGGCGTGTCCCTAGGTCCTCCTGTTGTGTCATTGCTGATCTCTTCCCACCATTTCCTTCTGTTTGGGATTCTCGCCGCGTCCGGGGCGGTGGGAGGCTTACTCACGTTATTGGCCGTCAAGCCGGATAAAGGAAATCAGCCTACATCAGGCGGTGGTCAAAATCATCGTGAACGTGATTATGATGAAGTGAATCAGTCTAATGGTTATCTGCCAGGGCGTAGAAAGAAAAGTCCACTCTGA